From bacterium, the proteins below share one genomic window:
- the yedF gene encoding sulfurtransferase-like selenium metabolism protein YedF → MEATIKSIDCRNLACPGPVIQVKKTLEETPPGVSFSVDVSSESSRDNVRRFAESRGAGVRIEEGDGGAIRLVITVPVPTDPGTPLDRLRAGNQIQDAVRKPPVIFITGETLGQGDEKLGRILMEGFINTLLDQDRIPDRILFMNAGVKFAVQGSAVLKALGKMIDRGCEIFVCGTCLEFFSLSDKVSVGTVSNMFDIQGALLEAASVIRP, encoded by the coding sequence ATGGAGGCCACCATAAAAAGCATTGACTGCAGAAACCTCGCCTGCCCGGGACCCGTCATACAGGTTAAAAAGACCCTTGAGGAGACACCCCCTGGTGTATCCTTTTCCGTTGATGTGAGCTCGGAGAGCAGCCGTGATAATGTGCGCCGCTTCGCCGAAAGCAGGGGTGCCGGCGTTCGTATCGAAGAAGGCGATGGAGGGGCCATTCGTCTGGTCATCACGGTACCGGTGCCGACTGACCCGGGGACACCCCTCGACAGGCTCAGGGCAGGCAATCAAATACAGGACGCGGTGAGAAAACCGCCTGTTATCTTCATCACTGGCGAAACCCTCGGGCAGGGGGATGAAAAACTCGGCCGTATCCTCATGGAGGGGTTTATCAACACTCTCCTGGACCAGGACCGGATCCCCGACCGGATCCTTTTTATGAACGCCGGTGTAAAGTTCGCGGTCCAGGGGTCCGCCGTTTTGAAAGCTCTGGGGAAAATGATCGACCGCGGCTGCGAGATCTTCGTTTGCGGCACTTGTCTGGAATTTTTTTCCCTCTCGGACAAGGTTTCCGTGGGCACAGTTTCAAACATGTTTGACATCCAGGGAGCCCTGCTTGAAGCGGCGAGTGTCATCAGGCCATAG